Genomic window (Lycium barbarum isolate Lr01 chromosome 2, ASM1917538v2, whole genome shotgun sequence):
CTCGCTTCAATCCTTCCTTAACAAGAGTGACTGCTATGCCAAGACTTCCACAGAATCTTTTAGCTATCTCCTATAGATGAATATATGTGTGATAGATTCTTCTACATTCTCACAAATAGAGTACATTTCATTAATATCTATTCCAATACAATGTAAGTACTTACTGCCTTGTGGGGAGTCTATCATGTCATGGCAGCAAAGCTAAAGCAAGAATTTGATTTTGCGTGGTATGTCCAGATTTCATATTCAGTTAAAACTCTTAATGGATATATGATCTTGCTTTATGAGGAATAAACTGACTTTGTGGTAAAAGAACAAGTGTTATTTAGGATCATCTGCGATGGTCTTCTACATCAGaacaagcttttttttttttttttttgacaattggATTTATAAATGTTACATTATCACCAATGATCTTTGCAAGTACAGGACCCATTCCTAAAGTGATGGAACCGAACACGGTCTCTAACAATAATTTCAACGTCAAAGACTGCCGAAATTAATTTGGTTACTTTGTGGCAGTCACTGCAGATACGCAAATTCTTGAAAATGCGTATAGGAGTTCCGGGTTTTAGTTTCAGAAGTCCATAAGCCATGGCGAGTCTCTCAATGTGCATTTTAAGTGACTGTCTCTTCCCAATATCAAGTTCATCAACCATTGATGCTTGTGACAAGTCAGGAACGTACCTCGCTGACTTGAGTCTTTCTTCTATAACATCCAAAAACTCATAAATTTCTCTAGTATGCAAATGAGAAGTATCACCAGCGAAAAATTCATGGAAAACGCCATTAATTTCAATTGAACTACAGCCTGGATCTTTCTTAATACCCTTATCGGTCATCAATTTCCTAATCAGCCCAGCCTCGTCCCACCGGTTAGCAGTTGCATATACTCTTGACAGAAGAACATAAACACCACTAGTGTCACTGCCTTCAGACTCAATTACTTTCCTAGCCATTTCTTCACTGAGTTGTATCTCAGCATTTTTCTTGCAACATCCATCAAGAAGACTTCTCCATATTGCAGCATCAGGCTTCATTGGCATGTTTGATACAACATCAAGAGCTTTATCAATACACCCCGCACGTGCCAGAAGGTCAACTAGGCAACCATAGTGCTCTAAAACAGGCCTAATCTTATACTCGGAAACCATTTTATCAAAATATATATGACCCTCATCAACCAAGCCTCTATGATTACAAGCGCTCAAAATACCAACAAATGTGATTGAGTCAGGCATCACTCTTTTGTTAACCATTTGGCTAAAACAACGGAACGCTGCCTCAACCTCCCCGTGCATTGCAAGTCCTAATATCATTGCATTCCAAGAATTCAAATCACGTTTGCTCATCCTCTCGAAAACCTGAACAGCTATCCGCAACGAACCACATTTGCAATACATGTTAAGCAAACAATTGTTCACAAGCAAATCAAAATCCAAGTAGCTCTCATAATTCCTCAAAATATAAGCATGAGCCCACATTCCCAATGACAACGTGCCCAAACCAGCACAAGCATCAAGAACACTCTGCATCGTATACCCATCAGGCTCAAACATCATTTGCATCTCCGAAAACATTCTCAACGCATTTTCAAACGCACCCGATTGAACGAGAGCATCAATCATAACATTCCAAGAAACCAAACTTCTCTcaggcattttatcaaacacatcCTTAGCATCCTTCAAACACCCACTAGAAGAATAAAAATGAACCAAACTGTTGTTTATACACACATCTGAAGCAAGCCCAAGTTTCAAAGCAAAGCCATGTGCTTGTTTCCCTTGAGAAAGAGCGAAAAGATAAGCACAAGATTTCAACACAAATGGGAAAGTATGCTTATCAGGCTCAACACTAGTAATCATTCGATGAAAGAGTAAAAAGGCTTCAGCTTTACGATCATTGCTATGAGCACAAGCTCTGATAAGAGTGTTCCAAATGAAGGAATTGGGGTTATCTAAATAAGTGAAGAGTTTAAAAGTATAATGAAGGTCATTATTTAAAGAAGCAAAATGGATAATTCTGCTGTAGAGGAAAAGGGTGTCTGGATGGTCTAGTGAGGTTGTACGGAGAGTATAACCGTGTACTTGTTTGAGCTGAGAAATGGAAGTGCATTTTGTCAAGATTTGGATGATAAGGCGTCTATGCTCAGTACTAGTGTTGCTGATGGGAAGACTTGTTGGCCTTGGTGGTGTAGTTGCTAAAATCATCTTATTCCCTGGTCCCTACAATGGTGAAATTTTTCGTGGTCCTAAAATCATCTTATTCCCATTTCCCGGCTTTTCTGTTGGGGACCACAGTTCATCTATTTGCACGAATTGTCCTTCAAacgcactagtctttaatttttgcctcttaTATTTGCTCCTTAATTTTTGTCCCATTGTTCATTTAGTGAAAATATTCACACATGATTCGTTCGGTATAAGTTCCATAACATTTTTATCTTTAGAATTTTTGTTTCGCTCAACACTAAGTtttgtaggaattaagttatgcaacataagttgtgtagtatttttctgattatgttgagtgttgaaaaTTTTTTACTTTTCCGAcatactctctctgtcccaatttatgtggcacttttcgttTCCCGAGATTCAAATTGTACGAACTTTTACcaacattttaaaatgtattttttcactaaattgatatgagaaaagttgcaaattatagtacttttcatttagttttcaaatatataaatattaatcttaaaatattaagttaatctaatccaatttagctttaaagtttagtcaaattaactctcgaaaagcgaaaagtgtaaCATAAACTGGGACGGAGGGATTGTTTATGATACATATGCTAAAGCTAAATGCAAACTTTGGCGAGCGAAATCCAAACTTACGTCGTTTTTTCAGATTATGCTGAGCGCTGAAAGTTTTGCCTTGTTAACTTGTAAGGTGTTATGATACATATACTGAAGCTAAATGTAAACTTTGGGGAGCGAAATCTaaacttacatcatttttttAGATTATGTTGAACGTTGAAAGTTTTACCTTATCTAGCATAACTTGTaggatgttatgatacatataCAGAAGCTAAATGTCTTTGGGGAACGAAATCTACACTTATGCCGCACCAAAAGTGGTGAAGGGTGTTGTGAATGGACCTGAGCAGGCTGAAGAGAACAAAGACTCTACTGGCCAAGTAGTGCAATTGGGCTAAGTAACGCGACAGATGGGCTACGCAGAAGTTTTAGGCAAAAACAACCCAACAAGAGACTTGTAGGCTACGTTTGGAAACCTGGCTAAGGGACAGGTGTTACACGAAGATTGGTAGCAGTGGAATAGGGTTTATTATATCTATTACTGAAAGCAACGTTAGACTCTTTGACCAAAATAAGCCATTATTTCAGCCAATTCACTAAAATAATATATTCTTTTAAAAATTTACAGAAGTAGAATAAACGTATTCCGCAGTAATGTATTatgcattattttattcaaaaaattcaatgggcaaaaaagttaaaggttaacggtgttaaagggtaattcgttactgtgagtaacgttttatggTTAATACGTTACTGTGAGTAACATTTTATGGTTAATTAATGATTTCAATGTTCCACTGATTTGATTCTTTATTTTATCCTAGCTGATTTGTGTGCTTTATTTTATGGAGTATATATGATTCACTAAGGTCTCTTAGTCTACAACTTGATGGAAACCATTCTTAGCTACCGTTTTGCTTTATACAATTTTAGTTCCCGCGAAGTGAATTGAGAGACCAAATTTAGCTGTTGTTTTGCTTTTAGAAGATAGAGTATTTTTCGTTAAGCAATATATATGAAAGATGGTTGCTTCTTAATTTTCATATATGAAAAGGCTGTGATATATAAGCATTAATTACTAGTAGTTATTGTTGTAAACTTAAGACATTGTATCTTTAATTTCTTTTGGGTCTTAACCATCTTGCACTTTAAAATGTATAAGAAAATGTTGAAAGGGAGAATTAACCAACTTCTGCTCATATAATTTCCCACTGCTGGTGTtgttttgaaattgaaaaacAACTACTTTATTTAGCTAATCAATACTTTTTTTATAAGGCTTACCAATATTTTTTAAGGCTAATCAGTATCTTTTTGTAAGGCTAAtcgatacttttttttttaagggtaaTCAATATTGTCGGTAAAGTTTTATAATTACATCAATTAGAAGGGTTCGTAATTTGAGGAATTCTTTGCAGGATTTAACTGCTCGTGCCTGGATTCTGTAGAAACGTtactgtcagttacgttttaGCCTGAAGTTGTAACTCTGAGTTACGACTTTAAGATCAATCAATGTTAGATTTTGTATTCTTTAGAGTCGTTACTCACAGTAACGTATTAATcataaaacgttactcacagtAACGAATTACCCTTTAACACCGTTAATCTTTAACTTTTTTGCCcgttgaattttttgaataaaataatgcatAATACGTTACTGCGGAATACGTTTATTCTACTTCTGTAAATTTTCGAAagaatatattattttgatgaattgGCTGAAATAATGGCTTATTTTGGTCAAAGAGTCCAACGTTAGGAGTAGGCTATAGTTATTTGCAGTATTCTGTTTCTCTCATCCCACTTCCTCGTCTCGTTATTTTTTTCTGCTTTATTTCTATTGTAATCCTTTCCAACTATTTTAATACAATCAAGTTGCTTCATATTATGTTGTTGAAAGTAGTAAACACTACATTGGTGCTTTCATTCTATTCTATAATGGTAGTAGATACACGGCTCCAGCAGTTGGAGGACTCCCACACATGCCTTTCTCAGAAGGTCTCCAACTTGAGCTCTGCCTTTGATAGCCAGAGCAAATTGATGCAAGAAATTTTGTCACAAGTGACCTCCATTGGTGCTCGCCTTTCTGGTCGTGAGTCTGAATCTTCTCAAGCTCGAGCAGGGGAAGTGACCCTATCCTACACATATGTTTTCGGTGGTCCGGTGACTGTTTATCACAAGCCGGCGACGGTGGACCTTTCTCGCTTTCATGGCGATGATCCAGAGGCTTGGATTTTTCATGTGGAACGGTATTTTGACTTCTATTCGATTCTCCCTAATCATAAGTTGTCCCTAGCTTCTTTCTATTTAGAGGGTGAAGCACTGGATTGGTATCGTTGGCTCTTCCGGAACCATCAATTGGTCGATTGGCCGAACTTTGTGGAGAAACGTCGATGTCGATTCCGAACCAAAAACTTGCTACCACCAGAAGGTCGTTTGTCTAAGCTTGTTCAGACTTCGACAGTAGGGAAGTATCAGGCGCGTTTTGAATCTGTGGCAACCGAGTATGTTGTTTTGCCAGAGGAGTTATACATCGATTGTTATACATCGGGCCTTCGTGGGGATATTCAATCAAGGTTTTAGCACATGAGCCTACTACGCTCAATAAGGCCATAAGGCTAGCCCGTTTATATGAACAGAAAATCGTTCTTCAGACTGGGCCTATGAAACCTTCTCTTGCCCGAACTCAACCATTGCTACCCATTCCTATCCCCGTTTCGAAATATGTCCCACATTCATCTCCATCTTTATCGTTTCCTTCCAAAATACCATTCAAGCATCTCACGGCAGCGGAGATGCAACAACTCTGCGAGAAGGGGCTTTGTTACCACTGTGCCGAGAAATACACTCCCAACCATAAATGCAAATCCTTCCCCAACTATTTCTCCTTGAGGATGACACAACTTCGGGTTTTTCAATTTCAGACCAGCTTTGTCCGTCGGATTTTGTGGCAAAGGATACCACACCTACTGATGATCAACACCATTCCACCATTTCGTACCATGCCTTGGACGGTGGTCATTCATCTACAACTCTTCGGTTTAAGGGTCACATTAAGGGCTCACCAGTGCAGGTATTGCTGGATGGGGGAAGTGACCACAACTTTGTGCAAACCCGAGTCGCCAAGTTCCTTAATCTGTCGTCGTTAAGATTTCCTCCTTTATTGTTATGGTAGGCAGTGGCCAACACCTACGTTGTTCAGGAGTTGTGAAAGCAGTCCCCTTAACTGTCAATGGCtgcaatttatgtcttgatttatATGTTCTTCCTTTTCACGGGTCCGACATAGTTTTGGGTGTCTCTTGGTTAGCTACTTTGGGGCTGGTATTGACTAATTATGCTACCCGAATCTTTGAGTTTGATTATAAAGGCAAACGGATGAAATGGGTCGGAAAACCCTCAATGGAAATGCAGCCAATACAATTGCAGTCCCTCCGGCATCTTACGACTACTAATGATGTGGCTTCTTGTGTTTGTTGATTAATGGTCACTAGTGCAGCAGAACAACCTCCGACACCTCCGGACTTGCAGGCAATATTAGATTCCTTTGCCCCTGTTTTCCAGAAACCTTCGGGGTTGCCCCCTCTCGTTCGACCAATCATGCCATCCATTTGGACCCTCAGGCAGGGCCCATAAATGTCAAGCCCTATAGGTACCCACACTTCCAGAAGCAAGTCATGGAACAACTAGTTGCATACATGCTCAAATAGGGGGTATTATACTGTTACACCTAGAAATATTTCATATCGTTgcgcggtaaatagactaacgcagggtaagaagtatagggtgtccctacaagtaagaaagggtGCTTAGtgatcctaattaagattccaaaggcatttgaggcaagagaagaaagttcgtggAGGAAGGCGAaacataagtcgtgttttggaaaaaGGTTTTGTAAAATAccaagctaatgttgatttaataatgccttgaggaagagttaaaatgctccttagattgttaatgaagtgttaaacaagtgttaagaaggttccataaggattggaaatcaaacgaatcgacgagaacaagttcgggaagaatgtggattatacgaccatttatacgatccgtataatattatacggtccgtataatggtccatataACATTTACAGTGAAAggccatcactgatggagttatacggtcacttatacggaccgtataatattatacggaccgtataagggtccgtataatcccatcgggctgagttattttccaagtataaatataagttcccacttctaatttctcatttttccaacttctcgacttctctcaagaactctagaatattccatacacttcGCCAACATAAACTCAAGagagatcaaagatcaaacaccactaatcaagggaaatcaagtATGTGGGTGCTTGCTAGGGtccatggaagctagaaattcctttggaattgaagttagggttttctccaagtgaagtgtttccatccaaagtccattcctacctaatcaaaggtgagttttatgatcattccatgttattaagaatattgaatggttgaaagatttggattgaagaagaaagtagaatatggagttcaaacatgggaataatggtattcttgaatagtaacttaacttgaatcatagttcttgatatgttatgagtataatattgttataaatgatatacaTGATGTCAAGGAAGTAttgtatgaggatgaatgtggtaccatattatagctatggttatggatgactttgagagggaattttgagaattgaataatgtttaactcaACGAAGTTTattaattatgatattatggttgttgttgttgacgtttgggagttgttatattatatggagaaagttgtagaaacaaaagagatgctgcccaattttcattagctttagcttaagcttaagtatgtttccagttatctaaccttagtacgaatcctcttgaatgtagaattgtgagtatcGGAGGGGAGCACTTAGTCGATAAAGGTAGAACGACGTAAAGGTGTAGTCCTTTCtcttccaaggcatgattcctacaatATGACTTTCTTTACCTTTCATGACTCTTTTATAATTCGGAAACTATAAGTCTGCGGTTATTAAGaatttcttatgagataaagataagagaggtgttatgaatatgataaagatgatgatgaatttatgtctagagattctaaagcctatgatGTGGTAATctcatgaagctaatgatccttatatgattccttgatattattcattgttgttaagctcaccttataatgctagttccttcaaggtgagatatgatgaccatgactactccataatggaatcgagggtcctcgaccttacgtcaccccgatagagttgtagctttttcTCGAGTTCTTATGCATGTTTCATGATGagggccgggcagacaccgctatggcgggcagcatatacaccatgtctagatggcatgggcagacaccactagtaggcggcatgagatgtttaccccggacgcgggaggcctggacgcaggctaatgatgatcacaccacacctatatggtcgggcagttacttacatatgcttacatgatatgatgttgtttattacatgagttagcatgcatgactccgccttatatggcaatcagttacaggtcaTCCCTTTATCTTGTATTTCTTTATCATGTTAtcgtgtatgccttacatactcagtacattgttcgtactgacgtccttcttttttgacgttgtgttcatgcccacaggtaggcagggaggcggcccagattcttaggagccactcagcagattcacaggagcactccactactccggaggtgtcatttattgatacattattttgtgtatatatttgggcatgacggggtcttgtcccgtccttatgtctcagtaatctagtagaggctcgtagatacgtatgcgtgggtagtagttgtctcatgggcacatcagtgtatatttttgtatatcatttttgcagtcgTGAGGGCTTAGGTATATAGGGTTGTGTATGTTCAAGTTGGGTAGATAATtggcataatgagtggtgctcgatagttagctccgggtacccgtcatggcccctagttgggtcgtgacatatacagCCTAGTACAAGTCCTTTTTCCTCCCCCGTGTTACTGGTTCGCAAAAAGGATGGTTCATGGCGTTTTTGTGTGGACTATAGATCCTTGAATGAAATTACCATTAGAGACCGTTTCCCAATTCCAACCATTGACAAGTTGTTGGACGAGCTTAATGGGGCTCAATTTTTCTCTAAGTTAGATCTTTAGTCAGGATATCACCAGATTCAGGTGAAGACTTCAGAGTTACCAAAACGGCTTTTCGCACACGtgatgggcattatgagttcttggtcaTGCCATGTTACACCCCATATTTTCGGAGAAACACTTATCAAAATTTGGaagtaagtatgttgaactatggctatgTAAAACAACTTGGGATTGTGAAAATAAGGAACGAAGCATtatcaagtatattttatgagtaaaggatgcatatAAGGAATACtggaaggtcctataaggaaatgagcgGAAGAAATTGAGTtggtatgactttggagaaaagatggggaAGGTTTCGTATgataattttggtccaacttggagaaagaatatcttttagtatatgaggagttttgaagtaaatcaaaagcctaaattgaagttcatgaagtctagtttgcaacgcaacaaaccgctcatcgatacgacatcggaatagagaattatggatgttacatgTCAGGCAGGCAGATAGGAAATTGCCCTGCGCGAACGCACAAAGGAAAATCTTAGGTCAGTGCAATCGACTCTAGAAGCTATTTAAGGGAAAAATATGACCCTAAACCTCTTTTTCTCCACTCCTCTTCATCCAAAACATATAAGAGCTTCCAAGAAACATTGAGAGGTTAATTTGTGAGCGGATTAAAGTGACGGGACTATATAAGAGGCTCGGGAAGCGTA
Coding sequences:
- the LOC132626563 gene encoding pentatricopeptide repeat-containing protein At1g59720, chloroplastic/mitochondrial-like, which codes for MILATTPPRPTSLPISNTSTEHRRLIIQILTKCTSISQLKQVHGYTLRTTSLDHPDTLFLYSRIIHFASLNNDLHYTFKLFTYLDNPNSFIWNTLIRACAHSNDRKAEAFLLFHRMITSVEPDKHTFPFVLKSCAYLFALSQGKQAHGFALKLGLASDVCINNSLVHFYSSSGCLKDAKDVFDKMPERSLVSWNVMIDALVQSGAFENALRMFSEMQMMFEPDGYTMQSVLDACAGLGTLSLGMWAHAYILRNYESYLDFDLLVNNCLLNMYCKCGSLRIAVQVFERMSKRDLNSWNAMILGLAMHGEVEAAFRCFSQMVNKRVMPDSITFVGILSACNHRGLVDEGHIYFDKMVSEYKIRPVLEHYGCLVDLLARAGCIDKALDVVSNMPMKPDAAIWRSLLDGCCKKNAEIQLSEEMARKVIESEGSDTSGVYVLLSRVYATANRWDEAGLIRKLMTDKGIKKDPGCSSIEINGVFHEFFAGDTSHLHTREIYEFLDVIEERLKSARYVPDLSQASMVDELDIGKRQSLKMHIERLAMAYGLLKLKPGTPIRIFKNLRICSDCHKVTKLISAVFDVEIIVRDRVRFHHFRNGSCTCKDHW